The following proteins come from a genomic window of Cronobacter muytjensii ATCC 51329:
- the acpH gene encoding ACP phosphodiesterase, whose amino-acid sequence MNFLAHLHLAHLAQSSLPGNLMADFVRGKPDAFYPADVVAGIYMHRRVDVLTDNLPEVREARDWFRPETRRVAPVTLDVMWDHFLSRHWARISPEVPLDQFVAHAHALILPALPDAPERFVNLNEVLWRERWMERYRDMDFIARVLNGMASRRPKLAALRDSWDDLNTHYAALERQFWRFYPRMMEMARQQTL is encoded by the coding sequence ATGAATTTTCTCGCCCATCTGCACCTCGCGCATCTCGCGCAAAGTTCGCTGCCCGGAAACCTGATGGCGGACTTTGTGCGCGGCAAACCGGACGCGTTTTACCCGGCGGATGTCGTGGCGGGAATTTACATGCACCGGCGCGTGGATGTCCTCACCGATAACCTGCCGGAAGTACGCGAGGCGCGCGACTGGTTCCGCCCGGAAACCCGCCGCGTGGCGCCGGTCACGCTGGACGTCATGTGGGATCACTTCCTCTCGCGCCACTGGGCGCGCATTTCGCCCGAGGTGCCGCTAGACCAGTTCGTCGCCCATGCGCACGCGCTGATCCTGCCTGCACTGCCCGATGCGCCCGAGCGCTTCGTCAACCTTAACGAGGTTCTCTGGCGCGAGCGCTGGATGGAGCGCTACCGCGACATGGACTTTATCGCCCGCGTGCTCAACGGCATGGCGAGCCGCCGCCCGAAACTGGCGGCGCTGCGCGATTCCTGGGACGATCTCAATACCCACTACGCCGCGCTGGAGCGCCAGTTCTGGCGCTTTTATCCGCGCATGATGGAGATGGCGCGCCAGCAGACGCTCTGA
- a CDS encoding DUF3999 family protein yields the protein MKRYWMALVWAMTAACAASDDTSGPAESPQDYARGVELAVEGQSPWYQLTLPEAVYQQSAFPDLRDVRVFNSQGASLPFAMETTTPPAPAPQSAPLTVYKLDAQPLKPARDDDAQAMLLTAPSGVQIRMENPPDETLSASWLIPLGEGRGEQALTQLRLAWPPQANGWQARVDVLSSETLRDWQPEVADAPLMDLTSGDQRLLQDRVDFSDGLALSGAKYLLVVVKNASAPLEFTSATGQWQAPHPQPVRIPLPAQGVKAPDNAAVYRWPRPQPFDALTLRPAQENAVVPVEIDYRRADNMPWQPLTRTVIYRLPERPVVRIALHGELISALRVRAINQRFGDALPEVVGERDEKTLVFNAQGHGPFLLAWGNGAAQPQALALQTLVPGQRNLETLPYAQAVNPVTLGGDARMVAKDAVAQRSALYTWLIWGVLVAGAAGLLLLAWRLWREIRREKAA from the coding sequence ATGAAACGATACTGGATGGCCCTCGTCTGGGCGATGACCGCCGCGTGTGCGGCAAGTGATGACACCTCAGGCCCTGCCGAGAGCCCGCAGGATTACGCGCGTGGCGTTGAGCTTGCCGTCGAAGGGCAGTCGCCCTGGTACCAGCTGACGCTGCCGGAGGCGGTGTATCAGCAGAGCGCGTTTCCGGACCTGCGCGATGTTCGCGTATTTAATTCGCAGGGCGCGAGCCTGCCTTTCGCGATGGAAACCACGACGCCGCCCGCGCCCGCGCCGCAAAGCGCGCCGCTGACGGTCTATAAGCTGGACGCGCAGCCGCTCAAACCCGCCCGTGACGACGACGCGCAGGCGATGCTGCTGACCGCGCCGTCCGGCGTGCAAATCCGCATGGAAAACCCGCCCGACGAGACGCTGAGCGCAAGCTGGCTTATCCCGCTCGGCGAGGGGCGGGGCGAGCAGGCGCTGACGCAGCTGCGTCTGGCGTGGCCGCCGCAGGCGAACGGCTGGCAGGCACGGGTGGATGTGCTTAGCAGCGAGACGCTGCGCGACTGGCAGCCGGAAGTGGCCGACGCGCCGCTGATGGATTTAACCTCCGGCGATCAACGTTTGTTGCAGGACAGGGTGGATTTCAGCGACGGGCTCGCGCTTTCCGGCGCGAAATACCTGCTGGTGGTGGTGAAAAACGCCAGCGCGCCGCTCGAATTCACTTCGGCCACCGGGCAGTGGCAGGCGCCGCATCCGCAGCCTGTGCGCATACCGCTGCCGGCTCAGGGCGTGAAAGCGCCGGATAACGCGGCGGTCTACCGTTGGCCGCGTCCGCAGCCGTTTGATGCGCTGACGCTGCGCCCGGCGCAGGAGAACGCCGTTGTGCCGGTGGAGATTGACTATCGCCGCGCGGATAACATGCCCTGGCAGCCGCTTACCCGTACCGTGATTTACCGCCTGCCGGAGCGCCCTGTGGTCAGAATTGCGCTGCACGGCGAGCTGATTTCCGCCCTTCGCGTGCGCGCTATCAATCAGCGCTTCGGGGATGCCCTCCCGGAAGTAGTCGGCGAACGCGATGAAAAAACGCTGGTGTTTAACGCCCAGGGCCACGGCCCGTTCCTGCTTGCCTGGGGCAACGGCGCGGCGCAACCGCAGGCGCTGGCGCTGCAAACGCTGGTGCCGGGACAGCGCAACCTTGAGACGCTGCCTTACGCGCAGGCGGTCAATCCTGTGACGTTAGGCGGCGATGCGCGGATGGTGGCGAAAGATGCTGTCGCGCAGCGCAGCGCGCTCTATACGTGGCTTATCTGGGGCGTGCTGGTGGCGGGAGCCGCCGGGCTGCTGCTGCTCGCCTGGCGGCTGTGGCGGGAGATCCGTCGTGAAAAGGCGGCGTAA